From Penicillium psychrofluorescens genome assembly, chromosome: 1, one genomic window encodes:
- a CDS encoding uncharacterized protein (ID:PFLUO_001439-T1.cds;~source:funannotate), with protein sequence MGLSKTNRILILLVIDSAFFLLELITGYTVHSLALVADSFHMLNDVLSLCVGLWAVKVANRETSSKQYTYGWQRAETLGALVNGVFLIALCLSIFLEAIQRLVEPQEVQNPKLVCVVGCFGLLSNILGLALFHEHSHGHGHGHDHGDHEGDEDVNAAERGFADPLASDPAVADQRGTAASVLPENIVGKGRPERVPENGLIHPATEPTSPMSWKRRVTDGQNRGARRYSTSTGRGYASVEDIHVHPATLRQDIIAASRGRFDNEMSSSESETGRGEDESAPSERSGLLRHKDRASNYTDENGAPFKPTDRLGDDDLHKSHNHAQPKPKGQKKGGHDLNMRGVFLHVMGDALGNIGVIVSALIIWLTSYDWRFYVDPGISLFITVIILASAIPLCKAASRILLQAVPPGLSIDHIKEDIERLPGIIGSHHLHVWQLSDTKIVASIHIQVDTEIKGEGSERYMRLAQQVRRCLHAYGIHSSTIQPEFAPESDVEDSQNPGPSSSRAPTDDQPSRAASVREGDPQACLLECDENCARGGQCCPKKPT encoded by the exons atgGGCCTTTCCAAGACCAACAGGATCTTGATCCTCCTGGTCATCGACTCAGCTTTCTTCCTGCTTGAGTTGATAACTG GCTATACCGTTCACTCCCTTGCCCTCGTCGCCGATTCGTTTCACATG TTAAACGACGTCTTGTCGCTCTGCGTGGGACTGTGGGCTGTCAAAGTCGCCAACCGTGAGACGAGTTCCAAGCAGTACACCTATGGC TGGCAACGAGCAGAAACCCTCGGTGCGCTGGTCAACGGCGTGTTCCTCATCGCGCTGTGCCTGTCAATCTTCCTAGAGGCGATCCAGCGACTGGTCGAGCCTCAAGAGGTGCAGAATCCCAAGCTCGTATGTGTCGTCGGCTGCTTCGGGCTTCTTTCGAATATTCTCGGTCTGGCCTTGTTTCACGAACACTCGCACGGGCATGGACACGGCCATGACCATGGCGACCATgagggtgacgaggatgtgAATGCGGCCGAACGGGGTTTCGCTGACCCCCTGGCGAGCGACCCGGCTGTCGCAGATCAGCGCGGTACCGCAGCGAGCGTCCTGCCCGAAAACATTGTGGGCAAGGGCCGCCCAGAACGCGTGCCGGAGAATGGCTTGATCCACCCGGCCACGGAGCCCACGTCTCCCATGTCTTGGAAGCGCCGTGTGACAGACGGCCAGAACCGTGGCGCGCGGAGGTACAGTACGTCGACAGGCCGTGGATATGCTAGTGTGGAGGACATCCATGTGCACCCTGCGACGCTGCGACAGGACATCATTGCAGCCAGCCGTGGCCGATTCGACAACGAgatgtcgtcgtcggagtcAGAAACTGGTCGAGGGGAAGACGAAAGCGCCCCATCTGAGCGATCGGGTCTCCTGCGACACAAAGACCGCGCGTCCAATTACACCGACGAGAACGGTGCCCCCTTTAAACCTACCGATCGGCTGGGAGACGATGATCTTCACAAGTCCCACAACCATGCGCAACCGAAGCCAAAGGGACAGAAGAAaggcggccatgatctcAACATGCGCGGTGTCTTTCTCCATGTCATGGGTGATGCGCTGGGCAATATTGGAGTCATCGTTTCTGCCCTGATCATCTGGTTGACCTCCTACGACTGGCGATTCTACGTGGATCCCGGCATCTCCCTCTtcatcaccgtcatcatcctcgcctCTGCAATCCCGCTGTGCAAGGCGGCATCCCGTATTCTGTTGCAGGCCGTGCCACCCGGCTTGAGTATCGACCATATCAAGGAGGACATTGAACGACTGCCGGGCATCATCGgctcccaccacctccacgTGTGGCAATTGAGCGACACCAAGATTGTGGCGTCGATCCACATCCAAGTCGACACCGAAATCAAAGGCGAGGGCTCGGAGAGGTACATGCGTCTCGCCCAACAGGTGCGCCGATGCCTCCACGCTTACGGCATCCACTCGTCCACCATCCAGCCGGAGTTTGCGCCGGAGAGCGACGTCGAGGACAGCCAGAACCCCGGCCCGTCATCATCCCGCGCTCCCACCGATGACCAGCCTAGCCGTGCCGCGAGCGTTCGGGAGGGCGATCCCCAGGCGTGTCTGCTGGAGTGTGACGAGAACTGCGCCCGCGGTGGACAGTGCTGCCCGAAGAAACCCACCTAG
- a CDS encoding uncharacterized protein (ID:PFLUO_001440-T1.cds;~source:funannotate), with the protein MKWSTASKFLLPFLISTAHSASSVPSDYVSVQVGYHVVFSYPGLQPPTHLFDLIKEGKVGGIILFGENVGNNLSTIVDQFQSTYKESPSYAGTPLLIMTDQEGGEVRRLPGGPDMSAKQVGQSSDPQDAATQAGNAAAGALQADHLNANLAPVLDVYRQAGDFDDQFGRSFGNTSSLVSTCGSAFVSAQQSAGVIATAKHFPGLGAAGTNQDTDEEPVTLNVTLNELRSVDEVPFTKAIATGLDMVMHSWALYPALDSTYPSGLSQKWIQGELRARLGFTGVTITDAIEAGALEAFGTDAERAVLASQAGMDMILASARNVTQGESVVDALVSALNDGTLSGDSFSEATNRILAVRKKVTA; encoded by the coding sequence ATGAAGTGGAGCACTGCCTCGAAATttctccttcccttcctgaTTTCTACCGCCCACAGCGCTAGTTCAGTTCCTTCAGACTACGTGTCAGTGCAGGTCGGGTATCATGTTGTCTTCTCGTACCCAGGTCTCCAGCCGCCGACTCATCTCTTTGACCTGATTAAAGAAGGCAAAGTGGGAGGTATCATCCTCTTCGGAGAAAATGTCGGCAACAACCTCTCGACAATCGTGGACCAATTCCAAAGCACATACAAAGAAAGCCCCTCGTATGCCGGCACTCCTCTTCTGATCATGAcggatcaagaaggcggGGAAGTTCGTCGCTTGCCGGGCGGGCCTGACATGTCTGCCAAACAAGTTGGGCAATCGTCCGATCCGCAGGACGCAGCAACACAAGCCGGCAATGCTGCAGCAGGCGCTCTTCAAGCAGACCATCTGAACGCCAACCTGGCCCCCGTTCTGGATGTATATCGCCAGGCAGGAGATTTCGATGACCAATTTGGACGATCGTTCGGCAATACATCCAGCTTAGTGTCAACCTGTGGGAGTGCCTTTGTTAGCGCTCAGCAGTCCGCCGGTGTCATTGCCACTGCTAAGCATTTCCCTGGTCTTGGGGCTGCGGGTACGAACCAAGACACCGATGAGGAGCCCGTCACTCTCAACGTGACGCTTAATGAGCTTCGATCGGTAGACGAGGTGCCGTtcaccaaggccatcgcgACAGGCCTCGACATGGTCATGCATTCCTGGGCTTTGTATCCGGCTTTGGACTCTACGTATCCGTCCGGGCTCAGCCAAAAATGGATTCAGGGTGAGCTACGAGCCAGGCTGGGGTTCACGGGTGTGACTATTACCGACGCCATTGAGGCCGGTGCGCTTGAGGCGTTTGGCACGGACGCGGAACGGGCAGTTCTGGCCAGTCAGGCTGGGATGGACATGATTCTTGCGTCGGCACGGAATGTCACGCAGGGAGAGAGTGTCGTTGATGCGCTAGTCAGTGCGCTGAACGATGGGACGCTGTCTGGAGATTCTTTCAGCGAGGCGACAAATCGAATCCTGGCTGTCCGGAAGAAGGTCACTGCGTGA
- a CDS encoding uncharacterized protein (ID:PFLUO_001441-T1.cds;~source:funannotate): MKFSIFVLALFAVSATAVPHTKVKRAAVNQGALDLIAHLEGFRANFYTDSVGDTAIGYGHDCEANQDCSSIHAPITEAQGKELLAQDIRTFETCVCDMDNAADLNANEYGALVSFAYNSGCGGVDTYWSTAMSEKNFEGICEALPHTNTLNGELDSRRAQEGAFCSKPSNATSGC; this comes from the exons ATGAAGTTCTCCATTTTCGTTCTTGCTCTCTTCGCCGTCAGTGCCACTGCCGTCCCGCACACCAAGGTCAAACGAGCGGCCGTGAACCAAGGCGCGTTAGACCTCATCGCTCATCTTGAAGGCTTCAGAGCCAACTTCTATACCGACAGTGTAGGCGACACCGCCATCG GTTATGGTCATGACTGCGAAGCCAACCAGGACTGCAGTAGTATTCATGCCCCCATTACAGAGGCCCAAGGCAAGGAGCTGCTCGCACAAGATATCAGAACGTTCGAAACTTGCGTCTGTGACATGGATAATGCGGCCGACCTGAATGCCAACGAGTATGGTGCCTTGGTCAGCTTTGCCTACAACTCGggctgtggtggtgtggatACCTATTGGAGCACTGCGATGTCAGAGAAGAACTTTGAGGGAATTTGTGAAGCTCTCCCTCATACAAATACTCTAAACGGAGAGCTGGATAGCCGCCGAGCGCAGGAGGGAGCCTTTTGCTCTAAGCCCTCCAACGCTACCTCCGGCTGTTAG
- a CDS encoding uncharacterized protein (ID:PFLUO_001442-T1.cds;~source:funannotate), whose amino-acid sequence MHQVKFDPSTLRALTSRTVIITGGAGGIGAATAKVFNEHGANVVIADIPIFEEKANKIIDSLPYPSKALFVPVDILDWEQMTTLFKRTIQIFGALHVVIANAGIMESAEVLDLDDVDGDGNLRESEEAFKVIDVNLKGTLNTSTSGYFGGTGVSAYVSSKHGMIGLLRGSQKAARKYGVSVKAIAPFFTPTRITAGFADKWKEAGLEGNTPEMVGTAIAQSAMSHTESGSCILESS is encoded by the exons ATGCATCAAGTCAAGTTCGATCCGAGCACCCTCCGCGCGCTTACCTCCCGCACAGTGATCATCACTGGGGGCGCAGGCGGAATTGGTGCAGCCACGGCAAAAGTGTTCAACGAACATGGCGCCAATGTCGTTATCGCGGATATCCCTATCTTCGAAGAGAAGGCCAACAAGATTATCGACTCGCTTCCCTATCCCTCAAAGGCTCTGTTCGTACCCGTGGATATCTTGGATTGGGAGCAAATGACTACCTTGTTCAAACGCACTATTCAGATATTCGGCGCTCTTCATGTCGTGATAGCTAATGCCGGTATTATGGAGTCAGCTGAGGTTTTGGATTTAGACGATGTGGACGGTGATGGAAACCTACGCGAGTCCGAGGAAGCTTTCAAGGTAATCGATGTGAACTTGAAGGGAACTCTGAACA CGTCAACTTCGGGTTACTTTGGAGGAACGGGTGTCTCTGCCTATGTTTCCTCGAAGCACGGAATGATCGGATTGCTACGAGGGTCTCAGAAAGCTGCAAGGAAATACGGTGTTTCGGTCAAAGCAATTGCCCCATTCTTCACTCCCACGCGTATCACTGCTGGCTTTGCGGACAAATGGAAAGAAGCTGGTCTTGAAGGAAACACCCCCGAGATGGTGGGAACTGCAATCGCTCAGTCTGCTATGAGCCACACTGAGAGTGGAAGTTGTATTTTG GAAAGTTCCTGA